Proteins from a genomic interval of Desulfovibrio piger:
- a CDS encoding adenylyl-sulfate reductase subunit alpha, which produces MANIPAAHMRQFTPENLDDIETVVVETDLLIIGGGNAGCFVATEAALVDPNVRVTIMEKAEIMRSGACSAGMDAINTYIPEGKTPEDLVRWSRAQVGGGPLREDLALSNARELNESVDDLERWGLPILRDEQGRIRYRGKWDISIHGEQLKPIMAEKALESGADVYNRVTATALIMHEGRCTGAMGFGVRDGKFYIFRAKATVVSTGGAGTLYKSYTADSTDSGAQIWMCPYCVGTGYAIGFRQGAELTSLEQRWVATRTKDFCGPVDTISVGYGAPIINAHGERVMSRYEHLGGDAAPRYIRANAPMEEWLAGRGPCYCDTTHLTPETAKAMMEDYLNERPSFVLFLASRGQDVTREPIEIYGSDPYILGGHTGGGFWVDMQRMTTIPGLFAAGETAGGNPNKFVGGCCAEGKLAARGAIAYMKDLELPPLDMAAVEQEKARVYAPLLARDEDGVRPVEMKERLQRLMDEYAGGVSQFYRTNEERLDYALKHIAMLQSQFGYLRARDLHELMRAHETMDRVDVAEAVVHHLKARKETRWAGWQTRSDYPERDDANFDCFIESRRDPATGKVETFTRPYEQLIPGDRYTA; this is translated from the coding sequence ATGGCCAACATCCCTGCGGCGCACATGCGCCAGTTCACCCCTGAAAACCTGGACGATATCGAGACCGTCGTCGTCGAGACCGACCTGCTCATCATCGGCGGCGGCAATGCCGGCTGCTTCGTGGCCACGGAAGCCGCCCTGGTGGATCCCAACGTCCGCGTCACCATCATGGAAAAGGCCGAGATCATGCGCTCCGGTGCCTGTTCCGCCGGTATGGACGCCATCAATACCTACATCCCCGAAGGCAAGACCCCCGAAGACCTGGTGCGCTGGAGCCGTGCCCAGGTGGGCGGCGGCCCCCTGCGTGAGGATCTGGCCCTTTCCAATGCCCGCGAGCTCAACGAGTCCGTGGACGATCTGGAACGCTGGGGCCTGCCCATCCTGCGCGACGAGCAGGGCCGCATCCGCTACCGCGGCAAGTGGGACATCTCCATCCACGGCGAGCAGCTCAAGCCCATCATGGCCGAGAAAGCCCTGGAGAGCGGCGCGGACGTCTACAACCGCGTGACGGCCACGGCCCTCATCATGCACGAAGGCCGCTGCACCGGCGCCATGGGCTTCGGCGTGCGTGACGGCAAGTTCTACATCTTCCGCGCCAAGGCCACGGTGGTCAGCACCGGCGGGGCCGGTACCCTGTACAAGTCCTATACCGCCGACAGCACCGACAGCGGCGCGCAGATCTGGATGTGCCCCTACTGCGTGGGCACGGGCTACGCCATCGGCTTCCGTCAGGGCGCCGAGCTCACCAGCTTGGAACAGCGCTGGGTGGCCACGCGCACCAAGGATTTCTGCGGCCCGGTGGACACCATCTCCGTGGGGTACGGCGCGCCCATCATCAACGCGCACGGTGAGCGCGTCATGAGCCGCTACGAACATCTGGGCGGGGACGCCGCGCCGCGCTACATCCGCGCCAATGCGCCCATGGAAGAATGGCTGGCCGGTCGCGGCCCCTGCTATTGCGACACCACCCACCTGACCCCCGAAACGGCCAAGGCCATGATGGAGGACTACCTCAACGAGCGGCCTTCCTTCGTGCTCTTCCTGGCCAGCCGCGGCCAGGACGTCACCCGCGAGCCCATCGAGATCTACGGTTCCGACCCCTACATCCTGGGCGGCCATACCGGCGGCGGTTTTTGGGTGGACATGCAGCGCATGACCACCATCCCCGGCCTGTTCGCCGCGGGCGAGACCGCAGGCGGCAACCCCAACAAGTTCGTGGGCGGCTGCTGCGCCGAAGGCAAGCTGGCGGCCCGCGGGGCCATCGCCTACATGAAGGATCTGGAGCTGCCGCCCCTGGACATGGCGGCCGTGGAGCAGGAAAAGGCCCGCGTCTACGCGCCCCTGCTGGCCCGGGACGAAGACGGCGTGCGCCCCGTGGAGATGAAGGAACGTCTGCAGCGCCTGATGGACGAATACGCCGGCGGCGTGTCGCAGTTCTACCGCACCAACGAGGAGCGTCTGGACTACGCCCTGAAGCACATCGCCATGCTGCAGTCCCAGTTCGGCTACCTGCGTGCCCGCGACCTGCACGAGCTCATGCGGGCCCACGAGACCATGGACAGGGTCGATGTGGCCGAGGCTGTGGTCCATCACCTCAAGGCCCGCAAGGAGACCCGCTGGGCCGGCTGGCAGACCCGTTCCGACTACCCGGAACGCGACGATGCCAATTTCGACTGTTTCATCGAATCCCGGCGCGATCCCGCCACGGGCAAGGTGGAGACCTTCACCCGTCCGTACGAGCAGCTGATCCCCGGTGACCGTTATACCGCGTAA
- a CDS encoding 4Fe-4S dicluster domain-containing protein codes for MPPRIDLNKCNGCGGKPETACEMVCPGDLMMLDPETGKARCRATGECWDCMSCIKVCPTGALQTRMPYQLGYYKASLRPIMGKDCITWKCRDIDGNEYTYKYVNRIRH; via the coding sequence ATGCCCCCGAGAATAGATCTGAACAAGTGCAACGGCTGCGGCGGCAAGCCCGAGACCGCCTGCGAGATGGTCTGCCCCGGCGACCTCATGATGCTGGACCCCGAGACGGGCAAGGCCCGCTGCCGGGCCACCGGCGAATGCTGGGACTGCATGTCCTGCATCAAGGTCTGTCCCACCGGTGCCCTGCAGACGCGCATGCCTTACCAGCTGGGCTACTACAAGGCCAGCCTGCGCCCCATCATGGGCAAGGACTGCATCACCTGGAAATGCCGTGATATTGACGGAAATGAATATACATATAAGTATGTCAACCGGATACGTCACTAG
- a CDS encoding Crp/Fnr family transcriptional regulator: protein MRSFWHLEKGDFFDGIEEGKEHFLRSAQRIELKKNDIVFFEGDAGGACFYVASGLLRIFCVTEAGKESTFFLRTAGEIFGLSEVLQDLPRKVNAQALAASVIFRLDRQAFDDLLSRNYALARRVITVMGSRLRYLGDSLSAQTCDVRHRVGRLLLSLAHESLRDPAAWEQPLALPVSLSQGQMAAMVCSTQPTVSETLHQLQDEGLIDIRGRGIVIRRPQALLAALESPADRA from the coding sequence ATGCGCAGTTTCTGGCATCTGGAAAAAGGGGATTTCTTCGACGGCATAGAAGAGGGCAAGGAACACTTCCTGCGCAGTGCCCAGCGCATCGAACTGAAAAAGAACGACATCGTTTTTTTTGAAGGCGACGCGGGCGGGGCCTGTTTTTATGTGGCGTCCGGGCTGCTGCGCATCTTTTGCGTGACCGAGGCCGGAAAGGAATCCACTTTTTTCCTGCGCACCGCGGGCGAGATCTTCGGCCTGTCGGAGGTCCTGCAGGACCTGCCCCGCAAGGTCAATGCCCAGGCCCTGGCCGCTTCCGTCATCTTCCGGCTGGACAGGCAGGCGTTCGACGATCTGCTGTCCCGCAATTACGCCCTGGCACGGCGGGTCATCACCGTCATGGGCAGCCGTCTGCGCTATCTGGGCGACAGCCTCAGCGCCCAGACCTGCGATGTCCGCCACAGGGTCGGCCGTCTGCTGCTCTCGCTGGCGCACGAGAGCCTGCGCGACCCGGCCGCCTGGGAACAGCCGCTGGCCCTGCCGGTAAGCCTTTCCCAGGGTCAGATGGCGGCCATGGTCTGTTCCACGCAGCCCACGGTCAGCGAGACCCTGCACCAGCTGCAGGACGAGGGCCTCATCGACATCCGCGGCCGGGGCATCGTCATCAGAAGGCCGCAGGCCCTGCTGGCGGCCCTGGAATCTCCTGCGGATCGCGCTTGA
- a CDS encoding histidinol-phosphatase HisJ family protein produces MLADLHTHTNTSHGHHSAAEMYEGAAAAGLDLFGLSEHSPLPEEYACKLYVAAFPGNFRQFVQDVQALRQRELEREDRPLPLLGVELDWLPDYPRHMCRFLSCWPFSYVIGSLHYVGLFPVARPNTWTDGREAAYARYREYYEEMARMAASGLVNVASHPDFIKRASYDLFHAWLREEGSLDVVAGAVQAMADNGVIMEVSSAGLRQPFAEPYPCPAIMRLAADFGVDVCLASDAHDKADVGAGLADVARYARSFGFRFDTLPLRPDDIATRPAVLAQALDYLDGPLPRLRFSL; encoded by the coding sequence ATGCTGGCAGACCTGCATACCCATACCAACACGTCCCACGGACACCACAGCGCCGCCGAGATGTACGAGGGCGCCGCCGCGGCCGGGCTGGACCTCTTCGGCCTGAGCGAGCATTCCCCCCTGCCGGAGGAATATGCCTGCAAGCTGTATGTAGCGGCGTTCCCCGGCAATTTCCGCCAGTTCGTCCAGGATGTGCAGGCCTTGCGGCAGCGGGAGCTGGAGCGGGAAGACCGGCCGCTGCCCCTGCTGGGGGTGGAGCTGGACTGGCTGCCCGACTACCCCAGGCATATGTGCCGTTTCCTTTCCTGCTGGCCGTTCAGCTATGTGATCGGCTCCCTGCATTATGTGGGGCTCTTCCCGGTGGCGCGTCCCAACACCTGGACCGACGGCCGGGAGGCCGCCTATGCCCGCTACCGGGAATATTATGAAGAGATGGCGCGCATGGCGGCCAGCGGGCTGGTGAACGTGGCCTCGCATCCCGACTTCATCAAGCGGGCCTCCTATGATTTGTTCCATGCGTGGCTGCGCGAAGAGGGCAGTCTGGACGTAGTGGCCGGCGCCGTGCAGGCCATGGCCGATAACGGGGTCATCATGGAAGTCTCGTCGGCCGGATTGCGCCAGCCCTTTGCCGAGCCCTATCCCTGCCCGGCCATCATGCGCCTGGCCGCCGACTTCGGCGTGGACGTCTGTCTGGCCTCCGATGCCCACGACAAGGCCGATGTGGGGGCGGGGCTCGCTGACGTGGCCCGCTACGCGCGCTCCTTCGGCTTCCGTTTCGACACCTTGCCCCTGCGGCCGGACGACATCGCCACCCGGCCCGCCGTGCTGGCGCAGGCCCTGGACTATCTGGACGGCCCGTTGCCGCGCCTGCGTTTTTCGCTGTAG
- a CDS encoding AbrB family transcriptional regulator, with protein sequence MTTFLLLIACGIVGGLLFFFLHIPGGAMLGAVVAVLAVKMLGHVETDTPHLFQLGAQIAIGVMVGNMMTGGTLLEIRAMAPLMFGSTALLVVAGALGAWLICRSAGLDAGSAILATSPGGLQAVVGMASDLGTNAPAVLAFHLVRLYTVLLLAPFLGWLLHRLLPHS encoded by the coding sequence ATGACGACCTTCCTGCTCCTCATCGCCTGCGGCATCGTGGGCGGTCTGCTGTTCTTCTTCCTGCATATCCCCGGCGGTGCCATGCTGGGGGCCGTAGTGGCCGTGCTGGCCGTCAAGATGCTGGGACATGTGGAGACCGATACGCCCCATCTGTTCCAGCTGGGGGCCCAGATCGCCATCGGCGTCATGGTCGGCAACATGATGACCGGCGGCACCCTGCTGGAGATCCGCGCCATGGCCCCCCTGATGTTCGGCTCCACGGCCCTGCTCGTCGTGGCCGGTGCCCTGGGGGCCTGGTTAATCTGCCGCTCGGCCGGGCTGGACGCGGGCAGCGCCATCCTGGCCACCAGCCCCGGCGGTCTGCAGGCCGTGGTGGGCATGGCCTCCGACTTGGGCACCAACGCCCCTGCCGTGCTGGCCTTCCATCTGGTGCGCCTGTACACCGTCCTGCTGCTGGCGCCGTTCCTAGGCTGGCTGCTGCACCGTCTGCTGCCGCACAGCTGA
- a CDS encoding prephenate dehydrogenase — protein MSPDSSATPRADGDGTGTVPAKAAASLRGRAVLVVGCRGRMGAMLCRRGKAAGLDMRGVDVPLTDAVLAPACKDAALALLCVPAAVFADVAATVCAHLPATAILADITSVKVRPLQQMEAIWPGPVVGTHPLFGPATPDEDGLPVTVTPGRTAREEDTALVEAFFRALGCSTFRATADEHDRAMARVQNMNFITNLAYFALLAGQEDLLPYITPSFRRRLHAAEKMLTEDGTMFTGLFEANPYSHEAVRQYRKMLNVAAAGDIELLCRRAQWWWKK, from the coding sequence GTGAGCCCGGACAGCTCGGCGACGCCCAGGGCGGACGGAGACGGCACCGGCACCGTGCCCGCGAAAGCCGCGGCCTCCCTGCGGGGACGCGCCGTGCTGGTCGTTGGCTGCCGGGGCCGCATGGGCGCCATGCTCTGCCGCCGCGGCAAGGCCGCCGGTCTGGACATGCGGGGCGTGGACGTGCCCCTGACGGACGCGGTGCTGGCCCCGGCCTGCAAGGATGCGGCCCTGGCGCTGCTCTGCGTGCCCGCGGCCGTCTTTGCCGACGTGGCCGCCACGGTCTGCGCCCATCTGCCCGCCACGGCCATCCTGGCCGACATCACGTCGGTGAAGGTGCGCCCCCTGCAGCAGATGGAAGCCATCTGGCCCGGCCCGGTGGTGGGCACGCACCCGCTCTTCGGCCCGGCCACGCCCGACGAGGACGGCCTGCCCGTGACCGTCACGCCCGGCCGCACGGCCCGCGAGGAAGACACGGCCCTGGTGGAGGCCTTTTTCCGGGCCCTGGGGTGCAGCACCTTCCGGGCCACGGCCGACGAGCACGACCGCGCCATGGCCCGCGTCCAGAACATGAACTTCATCACCAACCTGGCCTACTTTGCCCTGCTGGCAGGGCAGGAAGACCTGTTGCCCTATATCACCCCCTCCTTCCGCCGCCGCCTGCACGCGGCAGAGAAGATGCTCACCGAGGACGGCACCATGTTCACCGGCCTCTTCGAGGCCAATCCGTACAGCCATGAGGCCGTGCGCCAGTATCGCAAGATGCTCAACGTGGCCGCTGCCGGTGATATCGAACTGCTCTGCCGCCGCGCGCAGTGGTGGTGGAAAAAATGA
- a CDS encoding 3-phosphoshikimate 1-carboxyvinyltransferase — protein MPSPDTACVRAPASKSISHRYCIGAALAHGTSELHHVLDSRDLECTRAILCAAGARMEALPGEEGGWRVTGMDGRPRGGTDTPLSCDVHESGTTCRLLTAVLAAGHGLFRIHGAPRMHERPIDELTRALEALGTDVRFEQRPDCPPLLLRAAGLDPARNGGRVRLGMDASSQYFSGLLLAAPLAPAPLCVELGGQKAVSWPYVGLTLHCLEDFGIRFSVETREPDGPWQLLPDGGWRALHTARPDGLRITVQPGTYRAGSYQVEGDWSGASYLLAAGALGSRPVRVDGLRADSLQGDRAMLDILRAMGARAEVEGTSITVHPSALHGVDVDMGHCPDLVPTVAVLAAFAQGPTRVRNVAHLRIKESDRITAPATELARLGVRVDEHDDGLTVHGTGPDGPVWDEAARFSAHNDHRIAMSLALLGLPHGKRMDALLDDPLVVRKSFPTFWKVWERLL, from the coding sequence ATGCCTAGTCCCGATACCGCCTGCGTGCGGGCCCCGGCTTCCAAATCCATCTCGCACCGCTACTGCATCGGCGCGGCCCTGGCCCACGGCACGTCCGAGCTGCACCATGTGCTGGACAGCCGCGACCTGGAATGCACCCGCGCCATCCTCTGCGCCGCCGGTGCCCGTATGGAAGCCCTGCCCGGCGAGGAAGGCGGCTGGCGCGTCACCGGCATGGACGGCCGTCCCCGGGGCGGCACGGACACGCCCCTGAGCTGCGACGTGCACGAATCCGGCACCACCTGCCGCCTGCTGACCGCCGTGCTGGCCGCCGGTCACGGCCTGTTCCGCATCCACGGCGCGCCGCGCATGCACGAGCGGCCCATCGACGAGCTGACCCGCGCCCTGGAGGCCCTGGGCACGGACGTGCGCTTCGAGCAGCGTCCCGACTGTCCGCCCCTGCTGCTGCGGGCCGCGGGCCTCGATCCCGCCCGCAACGGCGGCCGCGTGCGCCTGGGCATGGATGCCTCCAGCCAGTATTTCTCCGGCCTGCTGCTGGCAGCGCCGCTGGCCCCGGCTCCCCTCTGTGTGGAACTGGGCGGACAAAAGGCCGTGTCCTGGCCCTATGTGGGCCTGACCCTGCATTGCCTGGAAGATTTCGGCATCCGCTTCAGCGTGGAGACCCGCGAGCCCGACGGCCCGTGGCAGCTCCTGCCCGACGGCGGCTGGCGCGCCCTGCACACCGCCCGCCCCGACGGCCTGCGCATCACCGTGCAGCCCGGCACCTACCGTGCGGGCAGCTATCAGGTGGAAGGCGACTGGTCCGGGGCCTCCTACCTGCTGGCCGCCGGTGCCCTGGGCAGCCGCCCCGTGCGTGTGGACGGCCTGAGGGCCGATTCCCTGCAGGGCGACCGCGCCATGCTGGACATCCTGCGCGCCATGGGCGCCCGCGCCGAGGTGGAGGGCACGTCCATCACCGTGCATCCTTCGGCCCTGCACGGCGTGGACGTGGACATGGGCCACTGCCCGGATCTGGTGCCCACGGTGGCCGTGCTGGCCGCCTTTGCCCAGGGGCCCACCCGGGTGCGCAACGTGGCCCATCTGCGCATCAAGGAATCCGACCGCATCACCGCCCCGGCCACCGAGCTGGCCCGTCTGGGCGTGCGTGTGGACGAACATGACGACGGCCTGACCGTCCACGGTACGGGCCCCGACGGCCCGGTCTGGGACGAGGCCGCGCGCTTCTCGGCCCACAACGACCACCGCATCGCCATGTCCCTGGCCCTGCTGGGCCTGCCCCACGGCAAGCGCATGGACGCCCTGCTGGACGATCCGCTGGTGGTGCGCAAGTCCTTCCCCACCTTCTGGAAGGTCTGGGAGCGGCTGCTGTGA
- the pheA gene encoding prephenate dehydratase — MADAHSPSDAPQRLTAIRGEIDSVDQELLALFNRRAALSLEVGRIKADDPGIVFKPLREREVLDGLARKNDGPLPEEHLRAIWREIFSSSRALQRPQNVAYLGPEGTFSYFAGVEYLGHAASFHPCNDLPQVFADVHSGRCELGVVPLENSLQGTVGVSFDLFLKYDVHIQAELFSPISHCLLSHAASLAEITTVYSHPQPLAQCGGWLRSHLPQAGLIPVESTAAAARMAAANPQSAAIGNGKLADMTGLSILARRIEDEPGNWTRFVIIGPKPVGQLDKLPRTTPVPGHTGADKTSMLFTLPDKSGALSGVLSLLAEHKINMRKLESRPLRGQCWKYVFFTDVECDLTAPQYEDLLRKLAETCTSFRILGSYATGPQLDRIGLDDVEDSHA; from the coding sequence ATGGCCGACGCACATTCCCCCTCCGACGCCCCCCAGCGCCTGACCGCCATCCGCGGCGAGATCGACAGCGTGGACCAGGAACTGCTGGCCCTGTTCAACCGTCGCGCCGCCCTGAGCCTGGAAGTGGGCCGCATCAAGGCCGATGACCCCGGCATCGTGTTCAAGCCCCTGCGCGAACGCGAAGTGCTGGACGGCCTGGCCCGCAAGAACGACGGCCCCCTGCCCGAAGAGCACCTGCGTGCCATCTGGCGCGAGATCTTCTCCTCGTCGCGCGCCCTGCAGCGCCCGCAGAACGTGGCCTATCTGGGCCCGGAAGGCACCTTCTCCTATTTTGCCGGTGTGGAGTATCTGGGCCATGCCGCCAGCTTCCACCCCTGCAACGACCTGCCGCAGGTCTTCGCCGACGTGCACTCCGGCCGCTGCGAGCTGGGCGTGGTGCCGCTGGAGAATTCCCTGCAGGGCACCGTGGGCGTCAGCTTCGATCTGTTCCTCAAGTATGACGTGCATATCCAGGCCGAGCTCTTCTCGCCCATCTCGCACTGTCTGCTGAGCCACGCCGCCAGCCTGGCCGAGATCACCACGGTCTACTCGCATCCCCAGCCCCTGGCCCAGTGCGGCGGCTGGCTGCGCAGCCATCTGCCCCAGGCCGGCCTCATCCCCGTGGAGTCCACCGCCGCCGCGGCCCGCATGGCCGCCGCCAATCCGCAGTCCGCGGCCATCGGCAACGGCAAGCTGGCCGACATGACCGGCCTTTCCATCCTGGCCCGCCGCATCGAGGACGAGCCCGGCAACTGGACGCGCTTCGTCATCATCGGCCCCAAGCCCGTGGGACAGCTGGACAAGCTGCCGCGCACCACGCCCGTGCCCGGCCATACCGGCGCGGACAAGACCTCCATGCTCTTCACCCTGCCGGACAAGTCCGGTGCGCTCTCCGGCGTGCTCTCCCTGCTGGCCGAGCACAAGATCAACATGCGCAAGCTGGAGTCCCGCCCCCTGCGCGGCCAGTGCTGGAAGTACGTCTTCTTCACGGACGTGGAATGCGACCTGACCGCCCCCCAGTATGAGGATCTGCTCCGGAAGCTGGCCGAGACCTGCACCAGCTTCCGCATCCTGGGCAGCTACGCCACCGGCCCGCAGCTGGACCGCATCGGCCTGGACGACGTGGAGGACAGCCATGCCTAG
- a CDS encoding 3-dehydroquinate synthase II family protein, with protein MARIYYRCEPFSKADVTLALESGVDGVIVPRAQVEKVAALSRCTVWACEDVASVPLNVKADEEALVARLKAGETACLARGWEIIPVENLLAQADNVLAEAGSLEEARLAAGILERGVDGIVVLPEALAELKAIVAQCKISQGREELQKAVITRVEPVGLGHRVCADTLSLLKRGQGMLVGNSSAFTFLVHAETEHNEYVAARPFRVNAGAVHAYARLPHDKTCYLGELAAGQEVLIVGADGQTSVATVGRVKIEVRPMLLVEAEAETPEGPKRGAVFLQNAETIRLTAPDGTPLSVVSLKPGDTVLCRLDQAGRHFGMRIQEEIREV; from the coding sequence ATGGCCCGCATCTACTACCGTTGCGAACCGTTCAGCAAGGCCGACGTGACCCTGGCCCTGGAATCCGGTGTGGACGGGGTCATCGTGCCCCGCGCCCAGGTGGAGAAGGTGGCCGCCCTTTCCCGCTGCACCGTCTGGGCCTGCGAGGACGTGGCCAGCGTGCCGCTGAACGTCAAGGCCGACGAGGAGGCCCTGGTGGCCCGCCTCAAGGCCGGTGAGACCGCCTGCCTGGCCCGCGGCTGGGAGATCATCCCCGTGGAGAACCTGCTGGCCCAGGCCGACAACGTGCTGGCCGAGGCGGGCAGCCTGGAAGAGGCCCGTCTGGCCGCCGGCATCCTGGAACGCGGCGTGGACGGCATCGTGGTCCTGCCCGAGGCTCTGGCCGAACTCAAGGCCATCGTGGCCCAGTGCAAGATCTCGCAGGGACGCGAGGAATTGCAGAAAGCCGTCATCACCCGCGTGGAACCCGTGGGCCTGGGGCACCGCGTCTGCGCCGATACCCTTTCGCTGCTCAAGCGCGGCCAGGGCATGCTGGTGGGCAATTCCAGCGCCTTCACCTTCCTTGTCCATGCCGAGACCGAACACAACGAATATGTGGCCGCCCGTCCCTTCAGGGTCAATGCCGGGGCCGTGCATGCCTATGCCCGCCTGCCCCATGACAAGACCTGCTACCTGGGCGAACTGGCCGCAGGGCAGGAAGTGCTCATCGTGGGCGCCGACGGCCAGACCAGCGTGGCCACGGTGGGCCGGGTCAAGATCGAAGTGCGCCCCATGCTGCTGGTGGAAGCCGAGGCCGAGACCCCCGAAGGCCCCAAGCGCGGCGCCGTGTTCCTGCAGAACGCCGAGACCATCCGCCTGACCGCCCCTGACGGCACGCCCCTGAGCGTGGTCAGCCTCAAGCCCGGCGATACGGTGCTCTGCCGTCTGGATCAGGCAGGCCGGCACTTCGGCATGCGCATCCAGGAAGAGATCCGCGAGGTGTAG
- a CDS encoding 2-amino-3,7-dideoxy-D-threo-hept-6-ulosonate synthase, translating to MYLGKQVRLERIINRETGRTIIVPMDHGVTIGAVDGLIDMRETVNDMAVGGADAVLMHKGLVRCSHRNAGKDVGLIVHLSASTMLSPQGNTKTLVGTVEEGIKHGADCVSVHVNLGDPNERLMLADLGRVAAACDDWHMPLLAMMYARGPAIKNGFAPDVVAHCARVGVELGADIVKVPYTGDMESFSDVVSSCCVPVVIAGGERMDSTRDVLQMVHDAIKAGGAGISMGRNVFQHPNRIQLVRALRAIVHENATVEEALAIVGE from the coding sequence ATGTACCTTGGCAAACAGGTTCGTCTGGAACGCATCATCAATCGTGAAACCGGCCGCACTATCATCGTTCCCATGGATCACGGCGTGACCATCGGTGCCGTCGACGGCCTCATCGACATGCGCGAGACCGTCAACGACATGGCCGTGGGCGGCGCTGACGCCGTGCTCATGCACAAGGGCCTGGTCCGCTGCTCGCACCGCAACGCCGGCAAGGATGTGGGCCTCATCGTCCACCTGTCCGCCTCCACCATGCTCTCTCCCCAGGGCAACACCAAGACCCTGGTGGGCACCGTGGAAGAAGGCATCAAGCACGGCGCCGACTGCGTCTCCGTGCATGTGAACCTAGGCGATCCCAACGAGCGCCTGATGCTGGCCGACCTGGGCCGCGTGGCCGCCGCCTGTGACGACTGGCACATGCCCCTGCTGGCCATGATGTACGCCCGCGGCCCGGCCATCAAGAACGGCTTCGCCCCCGACGTGGTGGCCCACTGTGCCCGCGTGGGCGTGGAACTGGGCGCGGACATCGTCAAGGTGCCCTACACCGGCGACATGGAAAGCTTCTCCGACGTGGTCTCCTCCTGCTGCGTGCCCGTGGTCATCGCCGGCGGCGAACGCATGGATTCCACCCGCGACGTGCTCCAGATGGTGCACGATGCCATCAAGGCCGGCGGCGCGGGCATCTCCATGGGCCGCAACGTGTTCCAGCATCCCAACCGCATCCAGCTCGTGCGTGCCCTGCGCGCCATCGTGCATGAGAACGCCACGGTGGAAGAAGCCCTGGCCATCGTGGGAGAATAG
- a CDS encoding DHH family phosphoesterase, translating to MTNPYVAQMRQWRQTLTKDQRWAILISADPDALASALALKRIMAHRVRGVDIFRINEVTRPDNLAMIRYLRIPAKLWQPEKADLYTNFAMVDSQPHHNPAFQGITFDLIIDHHPLTAGQLPQAPFCDIRPGFGATSTMMTRYLQGLRIKPGPLLSTALLYGIRTDTATFERSGGEDDLRAYQWLIKHADATLLRRIIRSEYLRAWLPLFSRAFRSLRDCRGGAMVWLNEVDSADLLVAVADFFTRVHGLKWIAVCGVVEKTVVVIFRGDGSRDIGRLADACFYDVGSAGGHRNLGRAEFPLAAIPAGTKPADFIFQRLHSRKLRPVTASAAPLAENAGQQAVHSETLEPAPVQALAHGA from the coding sequence ATGACCAATCCCTATGTAGCGCAGATGCGACAGTGGCGGCAGACACTGACCAAGGATCAGCGCTGGGCCATCCTCATCTCGGCGGACCCGGACGCCCTGGCCTCGGCGCTGGCGCTCAAGCGCATCATGGCGCATCGTGTGCGCGGTGTGGACATCTTCCGCATCAACGAAGTCACCCGGCCCGACAACCTGGCCATGATCCGCTACCTGCGCATCCCGGCCAAGCTCTGGCAGCCCGAAAAGGCCGATCTCTACACCAATTTCGCCATGGTGGACTCCCAGCCCCACCACAACCCGGCGTTCCAGGGCATCACTTTCGACCTCATCATCGACCATCATCCCCTCACGGCAGGCCAGCTGCCGCAGGCGCCCTTCTGCGACATCCGCCCCGGTTTCGGTGCCACCAGCACCATGATGACCCGCTACCTGCAGGGTCTGCGCATCAAGCCCGGGCCGCTGCTCTCCACGGCGCTGCTCTACGGCATCCGCACGGATACCGCCACTTTCGAGCGTTCCGGCGGCGAGGACGACCTGCGCGCCTACCAGTGGCTCATCAAGCATGCCGACGCCACCCTGCTGCGCCGCATCATCCGCAGCGAGTACCTGCGCGCCTGGCTGCCCCTTTTCTCCCGCGCGTTCCGCTCCCTGCGCGACTGCCGGGGCGGGGCCATGGTCTGGCTCAACGAGGTGGACAGCGCCGACCTGCTGGTGGCCGTGGCCGACTTCTTCACCCGTGTACACGGCCTCAAGTGGATCGCCGTCTGCGGCGTGGTGGAAAAGACCGTGGTGGTCATCTTCCGCGGTGACGGCAGCCGCGACATCGGCCGTCTGGCCGACGCCTGCTTCTACGACGTGGGCTCCGCCGGCGGCCACCGCAACCTGGGCCGCGCGGAATTCCCCCTTGCCGCCATCCCGGCGGGCACCAAGCCTGCGGATTTCATCTTCCAGCGTCTGCACAGCCGCAAGCTGCGCCCGGTCACGGCCAGCGCCGCGCCCCTGGCCGAGAATGCCGGGCAGCAGGCCGTGCACAGCGAAACGCTGGAGCCCGCTCCCGTCCAGGCCCTGGCCCACGGGGCGTAA